One window from the genome of Saprospiraceae bacterium encodes:
- a CDS encoding gliding motility-associated C-terminal domain-containing protein — protein MKFYYIFLLLIVYSLATAQQNHFVNVPSGGNCCCGQYTEIFFPNLDFEDPPLPPPGGLILYSAGDFFGGWTCTRATIDYKDAFFGNLTLGNPNGRSNFIDLHGSPGFGAIEYNLTGLTPGNMYRIEFWTAQNGSGYTSTGTLKIAGGAWLNENWTVSVDGSVFWFKVTFEFMAMAATAKMEFSSIGGSEWGGTIIDDIRIFECPGDQEGPIVNNPPDDVEVECDKDIPKVPVLNVNDNCDLNPDFTFKETLELIDPCTKKITRNWDIRDDCGNVTHEDQIILIADKTPPEIKKAPVDARVSCSGDIQKQFADWIKNNGNATAFDACGKITWRNTYDHLPQKSCDTILVEFIAQDPCGQETTVFGNFIVIDTSAPKINKKAESRNLNCDAAWRDSLKLWLYYHAYAEAIDDCDTVLWTHNFKGDSTKSPLDVTFYVKDRCGNLDSTNATFINRKSSDTFLVNRTSCSIPKSISDTMKFQIAGCDSIVIVNTLKVFPDTSRFFFNTCDPQQKLSDSLYFINVFGCDSIVINSYTLHAVQVNQVQDFSCNYTSRTLDTLTLQGVYCDSIIITEHLPLRKDSIHLMKTSCDSTQKGIIILNLKNQFACDSIVTIQTDFSPQTISHVQSYECGLVATYIDTLLFTTSLCDSLVITEHLPLSKDSIFIQSHTCDPSQAGMQKKLFKNQFGCDSIVQEEITLDPTQQINLIKYSCLPADTGNRVQTFKNQFGCDSVIQTHTALLKSDSTWIQKFTCKLNEAGITTTNLINRNGCDSFIITKTDFVKADTAYRIQKTCITNQQGIDTFRISGTFCDSVLIIETKFVASDTSYQFKSSCFPTKAGLDSMLLINHQGCDSLVYIQTDYAPLKLKISIDSISCFNADDGQLQITNIQDFGTSFEVNINNQTSSNQSNLNKLKPGSYLIYVKDSSGCVTDTLQFELNNPPALITDLGNDLEVNANTEFSLKLNYNRKPQIIQWIPNQLTSCTNCDEIKWTTNQDTWVYTLSTDERNCQSLDSIFIRVRKESKVFVPNSFTPNGDNINDYFYIIGSEDIHIELLQIYSRWGELLFSTEASLPNRAETGWNGSFKNQKMNPGVYVYYARVKLTNGALQEFKGDLSLIR, from the coding sequence TTGAAATTTTATTATATATTTTTATTACTTATAGTTTACTCACTTGCAACTGCTCAGCAAAACCATTTCGTAAATGTTCCTTCTGGAGGGAATTGTTGCTGTGGGCAATACACGGAAATTTTCTTTCCCAACCTTGATTTTGAAGATCCACCTTTGCCCCCTCCCGGTGGTCTTATATTATATTCTGCGGGTGATTTTTTTGGTGGATGGACCTGTACGCGGGCTACTATTGATTATAAAGATGCCTTTTTTGGAAATCTGACTTTAGGCAACCCAAATGGCCGCTCCAATTTTATTGATTTACACGGTTCTCCTGGATTTGGAGCGATTGAATACAATCTTACTGGCCTCACTCCAGGAAATATGTACCGCATTGAATTCTGGACCGCGCAAAACGGGAGTGGCTATACATCCACCGGAACCTTAAAAATTGCTGGTGGAGCTTGGTTGAATGAAAATTGGACCGTTTCCGTTGATGGTAGTGTTTTTTGGTTTAAAGTGACTTTTGAATTTATGGCAATGGCAGCTACTGCCAAGATGGAATTCAGCAGCATTGGAGGCAGTGAATGGGGCGGCACCATAATTGATGACATCCGTATTTTTGAGTGTCCTGGCGATCAGGAAGGTCCCATTGTAAATAATCCGCCAGATGATGTGGAGGTTGAATGTGATAAAGACATTCCCAAAGTACCCGTTCTCAATGTAAACGACAATTGCGATTTAAATCCGGATTTCACTTTTAAAGAAACCCTGGAATTAATTGATCCTTGCACAAAAAAAATCACGCGCAATTGGGATATCCGCGATGATTGTGGGAATGTGACACATGAAGATCAAATCATTCTCATTGCTGATAAAACACCTCCTGAAATAAAAAAGGCACCCGTTGATGCCCGAGTCAGTTGCTCTGGTGATATACAAAAACAATTTGCCGATTGGATTAAAAACAATGGCAATGCAACGGCTTTTGATGCTTGTGGTAAAATTACCTGGCGAAATACCTACGATCACCTCCCTCAAAAATCCTGCGACACCATCTTGGTAGAATTCATTGCACAAGATCCTTGCGGTCAAGAAACCACTGTATTCGGAAATTTTATTGTAATTGATACCAGTGCTCCTAAAATTAATAAAAAAGCTGAAAGCCGAAATTTAAATTGCGATGCAGCCTGGCGCGACTCGCTTAAATTGTGGTTGTATTATCATGCATACGCTGAAGCTATTGATGATTGTGATACCGTTTTGTGGACTCACAATTTTAAAGGCGATTCTACTAAATCACCACTAGACGTTACCTTTTATGTAAAAGACAGATGTGGAAATCTTGACAGCACAAATGCCACATTTATCAATCGCAAAAGCAGCGATACTTTTTTAGTAAACAGAACTTCTTGTAGTATTCCGAAATCCATTTCGGATACTATGAAATTTCAAATCGCTGGCTGTGATAGCATAGTTATTGTCAACACCCTCAAAGTATTTCCAGATACAAGCCGATTTTTCTTTAATACCTGTGATCCACAACAAAAACTATCGGATAGTTTGTACTTTATCAATGTGTTTGGATGCGATTCAATTGTTATCAATTCATACACCTTGCATGCAGTTCAAGTAAATCAGGTACAGGATTTTTCATGTAATTATACCAGCCGAACCCTTGATACATTGACCCTTCAGGGAGTCTATTGCGATTCAATCATCATTACTGAACACCTGCCTTTACGAAAAGATTCGATCCATTTAATGAAAACCAGTTGTGATAGCACACAAAAAGGAATAATTATTTTAAATTTAAAAAATCAATTTGCTTGTGATAGCATTGTAACCATTCAAACTGATTTTTCACCACAAACAATATCACATGTTCAATCGTATGAATGTGGCTTAGTTGCTACCTATATAGATACATTGCTTTTCACAACAAGTTTATGTGACAGTTTAGTAATCACAGAACATCTTCCATTATCTAAGGACAGCATTTTTATCCAATCACATACCTGTGATCCATCTCAAGCAGGCATGCAAAAAAAATTATTTAAAAACCAATTTGGTTGCGACAGCATCGTACAAGAGGAAATTACATTAGATCCAACTCAACAAATCAATCTAATAAAATACAGTTGCCTTCCGGCAGATACAGGAAATCGTGTACAAACCTTCAAAAATCAATTTGGTTGCGACAGCGTTATACAAACTCATACTGCGTTGTTGAAATCCGACAGCACATGGATTCAAAAATTTACTTGTAAATTAAATGAAGCAGGAATTACAACAACAAACTTAATAAATAGAAACGGCTGCGATAGTTTTATCATTACGAAAACAGATTTTGTTAAAGCAGATACCGCTTATCGAATTCAGAAAACCTGTATCACCAATCAACAAGGAATTGATACGTTTAGAATCTCAGGAACCTTCTGTGATAGTGTGCTAATAATTGAAACAAAATTTGTGGCCTCTGATACAAGTTATCAATTTAAAAGCAGTTGCTTTCCAACAAAAGCAGGCTTGGATAGTATGCTATTGATTAACCATCAGGGTTGCGATTCTCTGGTATACATCCAAACAGATTACGCTCCCTTAAAATTGAAAATATCCATTGATTCGATTAGTTGTTTTAATGCGGATGATGGTCAACTCCAAATTACCAATATACAAGATTTTGGAACCAGCTTTGAGGTAAACATAAACAACCAAACTTCAAGCAACCAATCAAATTTAAATAAATTAAAACCCGGCAGCTATCTTATTTACGTGAAAGACAGTTCGGGCTGCGTGACAGATACCTTACAATTTGAGCTTAACAACCCGCCTGCATTGATTACCGATTTAGGAAATGATCTGGAAGTTAATGCCAATACAGAATTCAGTTTAAAATTGAATTACAATCGCAAACCCCAAATTATACAGTGGATTCCAAATCAACTTACAAGTTGCACGAATTGTGATGAAATTAAATGGACGACCAATCAAGATACTTGGGTGTACACATTGAGTACGGATGAACGCAATTGCCAGTCATTAGATTCCATATTCATTCGAGTTCGGAAAGAAAGCAAGGTTTTCGTTCCCAATAGTTTTACTCCAAATGGAGACAACATTAATGATTATTTCTATATCATAGGAAGCGAAGACATCCATATAGAATTACTTCAAATTTACAGCCGCTGGGGCGAATTACTTTTTAGTACTGAAGCGAGTCTTCCAAATCGCGCTGAAACTGGCTGGAATGGGAGTTTCAAGAATCAGAAAATGAATCCTGGCGTTTATGTATATTATGCAAGAGTTAAACTAACTAACGGGGCACTTCAGGAGTTTAAAGGTGATTTGAGTTTGATAAGGTAA